A genome region from Populus alba chromosome 5, ASM523922v2, whole genome shotgun sequence includes the following:
- the LOC118036709 gene encoding GEM-like protein 1 isoform X2 — protein sequence MNQKQDPHEDQTKKPAPSSSDLESEKHVEVKDKISDPHTSDYAPYPKLDPQDVAPPLDNWANVSMGPTTLSNPAGPTQGSPPIAGTTVTTMPADSNPYVSPAPVAPSSSKNKMEAVKDVLGKWGKKAAEATKKAEDLAGNMWQHLKTGPSFADAAVGRIAQGTKVLAEGGYEKIFRQTFETVPEEQLVKTFACYLSTSAGPVMGVLYLSTAKLAFCSDNPLSYKIGEQTEWSYYKEEKGSACMRIQFTIRNLCVRRICLKPLTIYASKYDPSS from the exons atgaatcaaAAGCAAGACCCTCATGAAGATCAAACAAAGAAACCTGCGCCATCATCGTCAGATTTAGAATCTGAAAAGCACGTCGAGGTAAAGGACAAGATCAGCGATCCTCACACCTCTGATTACGCTCCCTACCCAAAGCTAGACCCTCAAGACGTCGCTCCTCCTCTTGACAATTGGGCCAACGTATCCATGGGACCGACAACACTTTCTAACCCTGCAGGCCCAACCCAAGGCTCGCCTCCCATCGCCGGAACTACTGTCACTACCATGCCGGCTGACTCCAATCCCTACGTGTCTCCTGCCCCTGTTGCCCCTTCTTCCTCCAAGA ATAAAATGGAGGCGGTGAAGGATGTGCTAGGGAAATGGGGAAAGAAGGCGGCAGAGGCAACGAAGAAGGCTGAGGATCTTGCTGGCAACATGTGGCAACACT TGAAGACAGGTCCTAGTTTTGCTGATGCTGCTGTTGGAAGAATTGCTCAGGGAACCAAAGTTCTCGCGGAAGGTGGTTATGAGAAGATTTTTCGACAAACTTTTGAGACTGTTCCCGAGGAGCAACTTGTGAAGACATTTGCATGCTACCTATCCACTTCTGCTGGTCCAGTTATGGGAGTATTGTATTTGTCAACAGCAAAACTTGCATTCTGCAGTGACAATCCTTTGTCTTATAAAATTGGTGAGCAAACTGAGTGGAGCTATTATAAG GAAGAAAAAGGAAGTGCCTGCATGAGAATCCAGTTTACAATACGGAACCTTTGTGTGAGAAGAATATGCTTGAAACCTTTAACAATTTATGCATCTAAGTATGACCCATCAAGTTAA
- the LOC118036710 gene encoding transport inhibitor response 1-like protein, which yields MITNKKPRSSDTDSNYMRDDRTEMSEDDDRSPPSNSITHDSSPTRTCNPGPGSGSSSVPEYLAPCPDQVLENVLENVLWFLTSRKDRNAASLVCRSWYRVEALTRSDLFIGNCYAVSPKRAMSRFTRIRSVTLKGKPRFADFNLMPPYWGAHFAPWVSAMAMTYPWLEKVHLKRMSVTDDDLALLAESFSGFKELVLVCCDGFGTSGLAIVVSRCRQLKVLDLIESDVSDDEVDWISCFPDTETCLESLIFDCVDCPIDFDELERLVARSPSLKKLRLNRYVSIGQLYRLMIRAPHLTHLGTGSFSPSEDVAQVEQGPDYASAFAACKSLVCLSGFREIIPDYLPAINPVCANLTSLNFSFADVSAEQLKPIISNCHKLQIFWVLDSICDEGLQAVAATCKELRELRVFPVDPREDIEGPVSEVGLQAISEGCRKLQSILYFCHRMTNAAVVAMSKNCPDLVVFRLCIMGRHQPDHVTGEPMDEGFGAIVKNCKKLTRLAVSGLLTDRAFAYIGKYGKIVRTLSVAFAGDSDMGLKYVLEGCPRLQKLEIRDSPFGDAALLSGLHHYYNMRFLWMSACKLSRQGCQQITQALPRLVVEVIKHDDNVDMDEYVDTLYMYRSLEGPRDDAPRFVSIL from the exons ATGATCACCAACAAAAAGCCTAGATCATCAGATACCGACTCTAATTACATGAGAGACGATCGAACTGAAATGTCCGAAGACGACGACAGATCTCCTCCCTCCAACTCAATCACCCATGATTCTAGCCCAACCCGGACCTGCAACCCCGGGCCCGGGTCGGGTTCATCTTCAGTCCCCGAATACTTAGCTCCGTGCCCGGACCAAGTCCTTGAAAACGTCTTAGAAAACGTTCTCTGGTTCCTAACCTCACGTAAGGACCGAAACGCTGCGTCATTGGTTTGTAGGTCATGGTACCGGGTCGAGGCTCTGACCCGATCCGATTTGTTCATCGGTAACTGCTACGCGGTGTCTCCAAAGCGAGCCATGTCGCGGTTTACCCGAATCAGGTCGGTGACGCTGAAAGGGAAGCCAAGGTTTGCTGATTTTAACCTGATGCCGCCTTATTGGGGAGCCCACTTCGCGCCTTGGGTCTCTGCTATGGCAATGACTTACCCTTGGTTAGAGAAGGTTCATTTGAAGAGGATGTCAGTGACGGATGATGACCTGGCTTTGCTTGCGGAGTCGTTTTCGGGATTCAAAGAGCTCGTGCTTGTTTGTTGTGATGGGTTCGGTACTAGTGGACTTGCTATTGTCGTTAGCAGGTGCAG GCAACTCAAAGTGCTTGATCTGATTGAATCAGATGTATCAGATGATGAAGTGGATTGGATTTCGTGTTTTCCAGATACCGAAACATGCCTCGAATCCCTGATTTTTGATTGTGTAGATTGCCCCATTGATTTTGATGAACTGGAGAGGCTGGTGGCTAGGTCTCCATCACTTAAGAAACTTAGGCTGAACCGATATGTTTCGATTGGACAACTTTACCGTCTAATGATTCGAGCTCCACACCTCACACATCTTGGGACAGGCTCTTTTAGCCCATCAGAGGATGTAGCTCAGGTTGAACAGGGACCAGATTATGCTTCTGCATTTGCTGCTTGCAAATCCTTAGTTTGCCTATCTGGATTCAGGGAAATCATTCCAGATTACTTGCCTGCAATAAACCCTGTATGTGCCAATCTCACTTCACTGAACTTTAGTTTTGCAGATGTTAGTGCAGAACAGCTCAAACCAATCATAAGCAATTGCCACAAGCTTCAGATTTTCTGG GTTCTTGATTCAATATGCGATGAAGGACTACAGGCTGTGGCTGCAACATGCAAGGAGCTACGAGAGCTTCGGGTCTTCCCTGTTGACCCTAGGGAGGACATTGAGGGCCCTGTTTCTGAAGTGGGCCTCCAAGCAATTTCAGAGGGTTGCAGGAAGCTTCAatctattttgtatttttgccATCGGATGACAAATGCTGCTGTTGTAGCTATGTCAAAGAACTGCCCAGACCTTGTGGTCTTCCGTCTCTGCATAATGGGGCGTCACCAGCCTGATCATGTCACTGGAGAACCTATGGATGAAGGATTTGGAGCCATtgtcaagaattgcaagaagcTCACTCGACTCGCGGTATCTGGTTTATTGACTGATAGAGCTTTTGCTTATATTGGAAAATATGGGAAAATTGTAAGGACCCTATCGGTTGCTTTTGCTGGAGATAGTGACATGGGGCTGAAATATGTGCTTGAGGGTTGTCCCAGATTGCAGAAGCTTGAGATTAGAGACAGTCCATTCGGGGATGCAGCTCTACTTTCTGGTCTGCACCACTATTACAATATGAGATTCCTTTGGATGTCTGCTTGCAAGTTGTCTCGCCAAGGCTGCCAACAGATTACTCAAGCGTTGCCTCGGCTGGTGGTGGAAGTGATTAAGCATGACGATAATGTGGACATGGATGAGTATGTTGATACGTTGTATATGTACCGGTCTCTTGAAGGGCCAAGAGATGATGCGCCACGATTTGTTTCCATCTTGTAG
- the LOC118036709 gene encoding GEM-like protein 1 isoform X1, whose product MNQKQDPHEDQTKKPAPSSSDLESEKHVEVKDKISDPHTSDYAPYPKLDPQDVAPPLDNWANVSMGPTTLSNPAGPTQGSPPIAGTTVTTMPADSNPYVSPAPVAPSSSKNKMEAVKDVLGKWGKKAAEATKKAEDLAGNMWQHLKTGPSFADAAVGRIAQGTKVLAEGGYEKIFRQTFETVPEEQLVKTFACYLSTSAGPVMGVLYLSTAKLAFCSDNPLSYKIGEQTEWSYYKVVIPLHQLKAVNPSTSKVKSAEKYIQIISVDNHEFWFMGFVYYDNAVKSLQEALQHYTS is encoded by the exons atgaatcaaAAGCAAGACCCTCATGAAGATCAAACAAAGAAACCTGCGCCATCATCGTCAGATTTAGAATCTGAAAAGCACGTCGAGGTAAAGGACAAGATCAGCGATCCTCACACCTCTGATTACGCTCCCTACCCAAAGCTAGACCCTCAAGACGTCGCTCCTCCTCTTGACAATTGGGCCAACGTATCCATGGGACCGACAACACTTTCTAACCCTGCAGGCCCAACCCAAGGCTCGCCTCCCATCGCCGGAACTACTGTCACTACCATGCCGGCTGACTCCAATCCCTACGTGTCTCCTGCCCCTGTTGCCCCTTCTTCCTCCAAGA ATAAAATGGAGGCGGTGAAGGATGTGCTAGGGAAATGGGGAAAGAAGGCGGCAGAGGCAACGAAGAAGGCTGAGGATCTTGCTGGCAACATGTGGCAACACT TGAAGACAGGTCCTAGTTTTGCTGATGCTGCTGTTGGAAGAATTGCTCAGGGAACCAAAGTTCTCGCGGAAGGTGGTTATGAGAAGATTTTTCGACAAACTTTTGAGACTGTTCCCGAGGAGCAACTTGTGAAGACATTTGCATGCTACCTATCCACTTCTGCTGGTCCAGTTATGGGAGTATTGTATTTGTCAACAGCAAAACTTGCATTCTGCAGTGACAATCCTTTGTCTTATAAAATTGGTGAGCAAACTGAGTGGAGCTATTATAAG GTTGTTATTCCATTACATCAGCTGAAGGCTGTCAATCCATCAACAAGCAAAGTCAAATCAGCGGAAAAGTATATCCAGATTATTTCTGTTGACAACCACGAATTTTGGTTCATGGGTTTTGTGTACTATGATAATGCTGTTAAAAGTCTTCAAGAGGCGTTGCAGCACTACACTTCATGA